Within Burkholderia cepacia GG4, the genomic segment GCGTGTACGACGTGTTCGGCGGCGGCCCCGATGCGGCGCTGCGCGAATCGGTGCAGGTGCCGGTCAACGACCCGCTGCTGCTCGTGCCCGCGATGGCGCAGGTCACGCGGCATCTCGGCTTCGGCGTGACCGCGAACCTGACCTACGAACCGCCTTACCTGTTCGCGCGCCGCATGTCGACGCTCGATCACCTGACGAAGGGGCGCGTCGGCTGGAACATCGTCACCGGCTATCTCGACAGCGCCGCGCGCGGGATGGGCCTGGCGCAGCAGATCGGCCACGACGACCGCTACGAACGCGCGGACGACTACATGGACGTCGTCTACAAGCTGTGGGAACAGAGCTGGGACGACGACGCGGTGATCCGCGACGCGCAGGCGCGCGTGTTCGCGCAGCCCGGCAAGGTGCGGCGGGTGAAGCACGACGGGCCGTTCTATTCGGTCGATGCGATCCACCTGAGCGAGCCGTCGCTGCAGCGCACGCCGGTGTTGTACCAGGCCGGTTCGTCCGCGCGCGGCGTCGAGTTCGCGGGCCGTCACGCCGAATGCGTGTTCGTGAATGGCCAGAGCAAGGCCGCCGCGCGCGCGGCGGCGCTCGACATCCGCGCGGCTGCCGCGCGGCAGGGCCGCGATCCGGCGTCGATCAGGATTTTCGCGGGCGTGAGCGTCGTGACGGCCGAGACCGAGCGGCTCGCTCGCGAGAAATTCGACGAATACCGGCGCTATGCGAGCCCGGAGGCAGGGCTCGCGCACTTCGCGAGCTCGACCGGCATCGACTTCGCGAAGTACGGCCTTGACGAACCGATCTCGTACGTGAAGACCGATTCGATCCAGTCGGCCGTCGACGCGATCTCGCGCAAGAGCACCACCGGCACGTGGACCGTGCGCCGCATGCTCGAACAGATGTCGCTCGGCGGCCGCTATGCGCCGATCGTCGGCTCACCGTCGCAAGTCGCGGACGAACTGCAGTCGTGGATCGACGAGACCGGCATCGACGGCTTCAACCTGACGCGCACCGTGATGCCCGAGTCGTTCGAGGATTTCGTCGACTGGGTCGTGCCCGAGTTGCAGAACCGCGGCCTCTACAAGGAAGACTACGATCCCGCGCCGACGCTGCGCGAGAAGCTGTTCGGCGCGGGCGCGCGGTTGCCCGCATGGCATACGGGCGCGCAGCACCGGCCGGCCGCCGCGCCGGCACCGGAACCGGCGCATCCCGCGCATGCATGAACCTGATGGGGCGAAGCGATGACGCAATTGTTCGATACGCTGGGTTTTATCGAGGCATCGGCCGTGCGTGCCGGCGCCGGCGTCGGCGCACGCGCGCATGAGGAAAGGGCCGCGTCGGCCGACGGCCCTGCCGTGTCGCTGACGAACGTCGGCAAGGTGTTCGCGACGCCGCGCGGCCAGGCCGCCGCGCTGCGCGAGGTGACGCTCGACGTGCGGCGCGGCGAGGTGTTCGGGATCATCGGCCGCAGCGGCGCCGGCAAGTCGACGCTGCTGCGGCTCGTCAACGGGCTCGAACGCCCGAGTTCGGGCAGCGTGCGCGTGCAGGGCGTCGACGTCGGCGCGCTCGACGAGGATGGACTCGTCGCGCTGCGTCGCCGCACCGGCATGGTGTTCCAGCATTTCAACCTGCTGTCGGCGAAGACGGTGTTCGAGAACGTCGCGCTGCCGCTGAAGATCGCCGGCGTGCCGAAGGCCGAGCGCGCGCGCAAGGTCGATGCGTTGCTCGAGCTAGTCGGGCTCGCCGCGAAGCGCGACGCGTATCCGGCGAGCCTGTCGGGCGGCCAGAAGCAGCGCGTCGGCATCGCGCGGGCGCTGGTGCACGATCCGGAGGTGCTGCTGTGCGACGAGGCGACGTCGGCGCTCGATCCCGAGACGACGCAATCGATCCTCGCGCTGCTCGCCGACATCAATCGCCGCCTCGGGCTGACGATCGTGCTGATCACGCACGAAATGGAGGTGATCCGCGCGGTGTGCGACACGGTCGCGGTGATCGAGCAGGGTGAAGTCGTCGAAACGGGCCCGGTGTGGCGCGTGTTCGGCGATCCGCGCCACGGCGCGACGCGCGCGCTGCTCAGCACGCTCGTGCACGACCTGCCGGCCGAACTGGCCGCGCGCGTGCAGCCGTTGCCGGCGCAGGCCGCGCTGCCCGATGGCGCGCAGGTCGTGCTCGACGTCCGCTATACGGGCGAAAGCGGCGGCGAACCGGACGTCGGCGCGCTCGCGGCGGCGCTCGGCGGCTCGGTGCGCTTCCTGCACGGCGGGATCGAGCGCATTCAGGGGCATGCGCAGGGGCGCCTCGTGATCGCTGCGTCGCCCGGTCAGTCGCCCGCAGGCGGTGGCGCGGTCGCCGCCTTGCTCAATCGCGCACGCCGCCACGCGAATCACGCGGAGGTGCTCGGTTATGTTTGAACTCTGGTGGCCCGAACTGCTCGACGCGATCCGCGACACGCTGTCGATGGTCGCCGCATCGGCCGCGATCGCCGCGCTGCTCGGCATCCCGCTCGCGGTGGTCCTCGTGACGACCGCGCCCGGCGGCATCTACGCGCGACGCGGCGTGAACGCGGTGCTCGGCGCGCTCGTCAACGTGTTCCGCTCGACGCCGTTCATCATCCTGCTCGTCGCGCTGTTGCCGTTTACGCGTGTGCTGATCGGCACGACGATCGGCGTATGGGCGGCCGTCGTGCCGCTGTCGATCGCCGCGATTCCGTTTTTCGCGCGGATTGCCGAGGTGAGCCTGCGCGAAGTCGATCGCGGGCTGATCGAGGCCGCGCTCGCGATGGGCGCGAAGCGCCGCCACATCGTGTGGCACGTGCTGCTGCCCGAGGCGCTGCCCGGCATGCTCGGCGGTTTCACGATCACCGTCGTCGCGCTGATCGGCTCGACCGCGATGGCGGGTGCCGTCGGCGCGGGCGGGCTCGGCGATCTGGCGATCCGCTACGGCTATCAGCGCTTCGACACCACCGTCATGGCAACCGTGATCGTGATCCTGATCGCGCTCGTCTCGGCCGTGCAAATCACGGGCGACCGCCTGGTCCGACATGTGACCCGGCGCACCTGAGCGGCGCCATGAGCGCCGACTCCTTTCATTCAAGACCCTGAGAGAACGAACCCTATGACCTTACCCATCGGCGCGCCGCGCGAATGGAACGGACAATTCGAGGAAGCGCTGTTTCTGGATGTCGCACGACGCCATCGTCCCGGCTTCCCGGACAAGCTCGCGACGCCGCCGCGCGAGCCGCGCAGCGAGGACGAACTGGCCGCCGTCGCCGACTACTACACGAAGATGGCGTCGCACGACCTGTTCATCGTGCAGGTCGTCGCGAAGGCGATCGACACGCTGTTTCGCGACGATCCGCATTTCCAGCTGATCCTGGCGCGCCAGCTCGGCGACGACGGCGCGCATGCGGTGATCGGCCGCGAACGCGTGACCGAACTGACCGGGCGCGATCCGCTGCCGGAAGTCGATCGGCTCGTCGCCGCGCACTGGGAACGCATCGGCGACATCGCGGTGCGCGACGTCGCGGGCTTCCTCGCGTTCGAATGGCATTACGAGCTGCACATCCTCGCGAAGCTGTGGATCCAGCGCAAGACCGGCCGCATCGCCGACGGCGCGATGCGCGAGCACGGCGAGAACCGGATTCGCCCGGACGAAGAGTGGCATCGCGTGCAGATCGTCCAGTGGTGGTTCGACACGTTGGAGGCGCTGCCCGCTGCCGAGCGCGACGCGCTGATCGATCGCGTGATCGCGGCCGACGAGGAAACGCAGGCGCGGCTCGACGGCTATCTGCATGACGAATACGCGCATACCGCACACGTGTTCGGCGCGGATATCGCCGAATACCGCACGATCTACGACGACTGGCGGCGCGAGATCCTGTCGCGGCTGACCGGTCGCCGGCTCGGCGCGCTGGTGCCGCTGTCGGACGAAACCCTTGCACCGGAAGCCGTCGCATGAACGATCCACGCGGCCCGGCGACGCTTGCGCCGGATAGCGGGGCGCCTGCCGTCGACGAAGACGTGCTGGCGCGCGCGATCGACGCGCTGCGCACGACTGCTGCCGCGCGCGATCGCACGGGCGGCCACGCGGCCGACGACAAGCAGCGGCTCGCCGACGCGGGCCTGCTGACGCTCGCGGTGCCGCGCGAATTTGGCGGACAGGAAGCCGCGTGGCCGGCGATCTACGACACGATCCGGCGGATCGCGCGCGTCGACAGCGCGCTCGCGCATCTGGTCGGGTTTCAGATCCTGCAGGTGGTCAGCGTCGACGTGTGGGGCGGCCCGGCACAGCGCGAACGCTATCTGCGCGGCACGGTCGAGCATCGCTGGTGGTGGGGCAATGCGGTCAATCCGCTCGACACGCGGCTGGTGGCGACTGCAACGCCGGATGGCGGCTACCGGCTCGACGGCGTGAAGGGTTTCTGTTCGGGCACGCGCGGCTCGCAGCGGATGACGGTGTCGGCGCACGATCCCGCAACGGGCCGCGCCGTGTTCGGCGTGGTGCCGACCGATCGTCGCGGGATCACGGTCAACGAAGACTGGGACCCGATCGGCCAGCGCCAGACCGATAGCGGCAGCGTGCGCTTCGACGGCGTGACGCTCGCGCCCGACGAAGTGCTGCACCGGTCCGAAGTGCCGCCGACGCCGCGCGCGACGCTGCGCACGCTGGTGTCGCAGCTCGTGCTGACGAACCTGTTCGTCGGGCTCGCGGAAGGTGCGCTCGCCGAGGCGCGCGACTATGTGCTGACACATGGCCGGCCGTGGATTCACTCGGGTGCCGCGCAGGCGAGCGACGATCCCTACACGCTGCAGCGCTTCGGCGACATGCGCGTGCAGGCGGTTGCCGCGGCGTCACTGGCCGATCGCGCGGCCGTCGCGTTGCAGCGCGCATGGTCGCGGCGCGAAGCGCTGACGGCCGACGAACGCGCCGAAGTGGCGCTCGCCGTGTCGGACGCGAAGATCGTCGCGCAACGCGCGGCGCTCGATAACGGCGAGGCGCTGTTCGATGCGTGCGGCGCGCGGGCGACGGCCGCATCGCTCGGCCTCGACCGCTTCTGGCGCAATGCGCGCACGCATACGCTGCACGATCCGCTCGACTATCGGCTGCGCGATGTCGGCCGGTTCGCGCTGACGGGGGAACTGCCGCAGGCGTCGCTTTATACGTAAGTGAGCGCGCGCTCCGTCATTGATCGCCGGGAGGCGGGCCTTCCGGCGTCACGGGTGCGGGCCCGCCGGCCAACCGCGAGCCGCTGTCCGTACCTGCGCGCTTGTACGATGCCAGTTCGTTCGAATAGCGCGCCGTTCGTACGCCGTTCGCGTCGTAGTACTCCTCGACCGACTTGACCCAGCGGCCGACCGCCGGCACGTACCAGAACGCCTTGTAGGTCTTGCCGGTCTGTTCCGCCGTCACGCTGTTGCGGCTCTGCATCACGATCGTCGAACCGCCTGCATTGCGGGATACGCCCGACATGGTCGACTGTAGCGGCGCGGTTTCGGCTTTCCACGTGCCTTCGGCCTCGATCTTGACCGCATCGAACTTGCCGCCGGGCACGGTGACGGTGTCGGGTCCGACGACCTTGTAATGCGTGTCGTACGTTTCCGATGCGTGCTGCGGATTCGGATGCGCTTCGCTATACCTGATCGTCCACGTCTTGCCGACCGTCAGCGGAAACGCCAGCGGGCGGTTCACCACGGTTTCGGTGCCGTTGATGCTGCGCGCGCGGCTCCAGTCCGCGTCGACGATCAATTCGCGGGGCGCCTGGGTCGCGCCGCTCTGCTGCGTTTCGATATAGATGTGGTCGGCGGTCGTGCGCTGCACGGAAATCTGGTCGCGTGTCTGGTGCCAGCCGTTCGGGCCGATTTCAACCGTGTTGACGTAGGTCCAGGTGTCGCCCGGCTTCAACGCCGGCGCGGCGATCGATTGTGCGAGCGCCACGCCGGGCACGGCGGCACACAGTAACAGCGTGGCAAGCGTTCTATTTTTCATGGTGTGCAAGAGGGGCCGACGAGGGACCGACGGACTCGCCAGGCAGCTTAACAACCACACCTTTCAATCGGCATGCCTTGCGCAGCGTTGCGGCCGCTCCTTTCGTTGCCTACGGTTACAGCGCCTGGATGCTGGACGCGTTACGACGATTGCGCGCTGAGCGGCCGGCCGGCGGGGCAGCCCGTCGCGTTTCTGGATGCCTAGATCGGCAGACGCACCGTCTGCTTGATGCGCTTCAGCGGAATCTCGGTTTCGACGTTGCGTACGCCTTCGATCTGCGTGAGCGTTTCCATCTGAAAGCGCTGATAGTCATCGAGATCCTTCGCGATGACCCGCAGCAGATAGTCGTAACTGCCGGCCATCAGGTGGCATTCGAGCACTTCGGGCGCCTGCTCCATCTCGCGGGCGAAGCGTTCGACGGTCGTCTTGTCCTGGCGCTCCAGCGTGACGCGCACGAATGCCGTAAATCGCAGTTCGACGGCCGCCGGGTTCAGCAGCGCGACGTAGGCATCGATGACGCCCTGTTCCTCGAGCAGATGAACGCGGCGCAGGCAGGGCGTGGGCGACAGACCGACCTGTTGCGCGAGTTCGGCGTTCGTCTGGTTCGAATCCCGTTGCAGCGCACGCAAAATGCGCCGATCGATCGCGTCCAGTTTGATTGGCATTTTCGACTACCGATATGGATGATGATGGAGAATAACTCCAAATCCGCCATCGAAAGTAGCCGACTTCGCAGCCATTCTCCACGGCAAGTTGCCGATAATCGGATGACTGCGACGGCTCCGTGGACGCGTGCGATTCCCGCCCGTCCCGCCCGGCGCCGCTTTCAGGAGAGTCCCGATGCCGCACATAGCCTGGTTGCCGTTCATGGCGACATCCCTTCTGATCATTCTGACGCCGGGCCAGGACATGGTGCTCGTCATGTCGCGCACGCTATCCGGCGGAACGCGTGCCGGCCTCGTGACCGCGGCGGGCGTCAGCGTCGGGCTGCTCGTGCATACGATGCTCGCGACGCTCGGGCTGGGTGCACTTCTTCAGGCATCCGAATGGTTGTTCATGGCCTTGAAGATCGTCGGCGCGCTGTATCTGCTGTATCTCGGCATCACGCTGCTGCGTTCGTCGGGTGAGCTGACGCTCGCAAGCAGTCGCGACGCGCCGGCATCGCGGCTGCGCACGTTCGCGCAAGGCGCGCTGTCCAACGTGTCGAATCCGAAGGTCGCGCTGTTCTACCTCGCATTTCTGCCGCAGTTCGTCCCCGCGGGCGCCGCGCATCCGATGCTGTCGCTGTTCGTGCTCGGCACGACGTTTGCCGGCCTGACGTTTCTCGTCAAGGGGCCGGTCGCGCTGTTCGCGGGCCTGTTGTCGACGTCGATTCGGCGTAATCCGCGCATCCTGACCCGTATGCACCGGGTGAGCGGCGCGGTCCTGCTCGCGCTTGGCGTGAAGCTGGCGTTCGAGCGCCGCTGACGATGCTCACTACGCCGGCAACGTGTCCGCCAGCGCCCGCATCGCGTCCACCGTCTCCGGATTCGCCGGAAAAAACGCCTCGATCGCCAACTCCGACAGCGTGACGTCGACCGGCGTGCCGAACACCGTCAGCTCGCCGGCCGCCGTGCGCAGCCGCAGCGGCACTGCGATGTCCGCATGGTCGGCGCGCGCGTCGGGGTCGTCAGGCTCGCCGGGCGGCGCCGGATACGCGGCGAGTTCGTCGCGCAATGCATGCAGCATGCGGTCGCCGCTCGCGTCGATCTGTCGTTGCAGCCGATGCAGGAGATGCGCGCGCCATTCGTGCCAGTTGACGATCTGCGCCGCGAGGCCGTCCGGATGCAGGCTCAGGCGCAGCACGTTGACGGGCGGCTGCAACAGCGCAGGATCGGCCTGCGCGACCAGTGCGCCGAGCATCCGGTTCGCGGCGAGCAGCGTCCAGTGGCGATCCACCGCGAGTGCCGGGTAGGGCTCATGGCCGCGCAGCACGGCTTCGACTGCATGGCGCGCCGCGTCGAGCTGCGGATCGGAGAACGGCCGCTCGCGAAACAGTGGCGCATAGCCGGCCGCGACGAGCAGCGCATTGCGCTCGCGCAGCGGCACGTCGAGGCGCTCCGCGAGATGCAGCACCATGTCGCGGCTCGGCTGTGCGCGACCCGATTCGACGAAGCTCAGGTGCCGCGCGGACACCTCCGCATCGACCGCAAGCGCCATCTGGCTCAGGCGCCGGCGTTGGCGCCACGTGCGCAGCAGCGGGCCGACGCCGGACGCGCGGCCGGCGGACGGGGGAAGCGAGTGGCGGGCGGCGGTCGAGTTCATGAGGACGATGATAGGCAATCCTGCGCGCGCCGGGCATTACCTGCCAGGTAAGCAATCCGGTTCGGCGTGCGTCGCCCATCGCGCCTGCCGCTGCCTGCGGCTCCCGTCCCACCCGCCGCATTTCGTTCCCGGAAGCGCCCCGACGCTGCGTTACCATAGCCCCCGTGCCACCTGAGAGGCGGCGCCGGACCTGCGACCACAGCGCCCGGCCCGGACGCCGCGCACATTCACGACAAGGCAGTCCAGGGGAATCCAATAATGAAAAAACTCGCCGTCCGCGTCGCCTGCGTGGCGATGCTCGCATTCGCCGCGACCAGCGGCCACGCGCAAACCGAAGCCGCGCAGGTCGAAATGAGGGCCGCCGCCGCGGCAACCAACAAGGCGGTCGTGAACGGGCCGGCCGATATCGACGTGAAGCATGAAGCGGTGCTGAAGCTGAAGGCAGGCGAATCGTTCGTGCCGGCCGCCGAAGCCGGCCGCTACTTGCGCTCGATGGGCAACTCGATCGACGAGTCGAAGCTGGTCGGCCTCGTGCTGCCCGAGGATCCGGACGCCGACTGGATCTCGGTCGTGTCATTCGAGCCGAGCGGCTACATCCGCGACGACGACGCGAAGGACTGGAAGCCCGACGAATTGCTGAAAAGCCTGCAGGCCGGTACCGAGGAAGACAACCCGGCACGCAAGGAGCGCGGCCTGCCCGAAACCGAGGTGGTCGGCTGGGCGCAGGCGCCCGCGTACGACGCCGCCACGCACCGCCTCGTATGGTCCGCGATCATCCGCGAGAAGGGCGCGGCCGCGAACGCGGAGCACGACGGCGTGAACTACCGGACGCTCGTGCTCGGCCGCGATGGCTACCTGTCGCTGACGATGGCGTCGACGCTCGCCGAGCTGCCGAAGTACAAGGCCTCGGCCGACGACCTGCTCGCGAACATCCGCTTCAACGACGGCAAGCGCTACGCCGATTTCAACAAGTCGACCGACCATGTCGCCGAGTATGGTCTCGCGGCGCTGATCGTCGGCGTCGGCGCGAAGAAGCTCGGCCTGCTCGCGCTGATCGGCGCGTTTGCCGTGAAGTTCTTCAAGATCGGCGCGGTCGCGCTGCTGGCGGGCGGCGCGGCGTTGAAGCGCTTCTTCGGCGCCAGGCCGAAGCAGGAACCCGTGCCGGTCGTCGCCGATGCAACTGACTCAGCCGCCGTGTCCGGCGCGGAGCGCAAGGAATGACGAAGTTGCTGCTGCTGCTCTTCGGCGGCCTGAAGCTCGGCAAGGTGCTCATGTCGGCGGGCACCATGCTGGCGTCGATCGCGGTCTACGCGCTGTTCTACGGCTGGCGGTTCGCGGCCGGCTTCGGCGCACTGCTGCTGGTGCACGAAGCCGGTCACTATGTGGCCGCGCGGCGGCGCGGGCTCGACGTCGGGCTGCCGACCTTCATCCCGTTCGTCGGCGCGTGGATCCAGCTGAAGGACATGCCGCACGACGCCGAAACCGAGGCGTATGTCGGCCTGGCCGGCCCGTTCGTCGGCACGCTCGGCGCGCTGGCCTGCTACGCGGCCGCACGGCACTACGACAGCAACCTGCTGCTCGCGCTGTCCTATACGGGCTTCTTCCTGAACCTGTTCAACATGATTCCGCTGTCGCCGTTCGACGGCGGGCGGATCACCGCGGTGCTGTCGCCGCGCATCTGGTTCGCGGGCGTGCCCGTGCTGATCGCGCTGTTCGCGTACCGGCCGAGCCCGTTGTTGATCGTGATGGCGATCCTCGCGCTGCCGCAGTTGAAGCGCGCCTGGCGCTACGATCCGGACGCGCCGGAGAACCGCGCGTACTACGCGACGTCGATCGAGACGAAGACGACCTACGCGCTCTGCTACGTCGGCCTGCTCGCGTTTCTCGCGCTCATGACCTCCGGCGTGCACGACATGCTGCGCGTCGCGCATTCCGCGGCCTGATGTAACAACGGCGGCCGTTTGCGCGGCCGCCGTCGTCTCCCTGCCGTTCCCGCCGCAGCTCAGGCGTCGCGATGACGCAGCTCGACGCGCTTGATGTCCTTCACGATCACCAGATAGCTGAACACCGTGACGAGCGCGTTCAGCCCGACGAACACGAGTGCGCCGTTGAACGAGCCGCTTGCGCCGACCAGGTAGCCGATCGCGATCGGCGCGACGATGCCGGCCGTGTTGCCGAACATGTTGAACAGGCTGCCCGACAGGCCGATCGCTTCCTTCGGCGCGGTGTCCGCGACCACGGCCCAGCCGAGCGAGCCGATTCCCTTGCCGAAGAACGACACGGCCATCAGCACGATTACCAGCGCTTCGCTGTCGACGTAGTTGCAGCCGATGATCGCCATCGACAGCAGCATCCCGCCGACGATCGGAATCTTGCGCGCGAGCGTCAGCGATACGCCGCGACGGATCAGCGTGTCCGACAGCATCCCGCCGAGCACGCCGCCGAGGAACCCGCAGATCGCCGGCAGCGACGTCATGAAGCCGGCTTTCAGCAGCGACATCCCGCGCGCCTGCACGAGGTAGATCGGGAACCACGTGAGGAAGAAGTAGGTGAGCACGTTCACGCAGTACTGGCCGAGATAGACGCCGAGCAGCATCCGGATCGACAGCAGCTGGCGCACGTAGTACCAGCCCGCGACGCGGCTGCCTTCGGACGCCGCGCCGTTGCGGTGCGCCGTGGTGCGCACGAGGCCGCCACCCTGCTCGATATGCTCGAGTTCCGCGCGGTTCACCGCCGGATGGTCGATCGGGTCCTTCATCACGCGCAGCCAGAGGAACGCGAGCGCGATGCCGGCGAGGCCGAGCCACAGGTACACCTGGTGCCAGCCGTACGCGTGCGTGAGCCACGCCATCAGCGGCGAGAACACCACCGCCGCGAAATACTGCGCGGCGTTGAAGATTGCCGACGCCGTGCCGCGCTCCGCGGTCGGGAACCAGCTCGCGACGACCTTGGCGTTCGCGGGGAACGCGGGCGCCTCGGCGATGCCGACCGCGAAGCGCATCACGAACAGCGCGGTCACCGCGAACGCGGCGCTGCCGCCGAGGCCGATCGTGCTTTGCAGCAGCGTGAACGCCGACCACAGGAAGATGCTGGTCGCATACACGCGACGGGCGCCGAAGCGGTCGAGCAGCCAGCCGCTCGGCAACTGCGCGAGCACGTACGCCCAGCTGAACGCCGAGAAGATGTAGCCCATCGTCACCGGATCGATGCCGAAGGCCTTGCGGATCGGCGTGCCGGTGATCGACAGCGTCGCGCGATCCGCATAGTTGAGCGTCGTGACGACGAACAGCATCGCCAGGATCCAGTAGCGCACGGCGGTGCGGCGCGCGCTGCCGGCGAGATCGATCGGAAGATCGCGAGGGGTGGTCTGATTGGGCACTTTAATGTACGTCGTCGTATGACATGGGCGGAAGTTTATTGGCAATGCCCGCACGCATAAACCTCGGGTTTTCCCTTTGAAACGTAGCGCGAGGTCGTAAAAAACGCGACTTTGCCCGGTGGGTAAGGGATTCCGGGTTGTCGCTCCGTGGCAGGCGGGGCGCGGGAATATTGAAACAACGTCGGCAGACATCGTATCTGTTGCGCTACAATGGGCGAATCATTCCCGAACCACGGAGCACACCCCATGCAACTGACTGGAGAGATGCTGATCGGCGCCGACGCGGTGGCCGGCTCGGCCGGTACCTTGCGCGCGTTCGACCCGTCGAAGGGCGCGCCGATCGATGCGCCCGCATTCGGCGTCGCGACGCTGGCCGATGTCCAGCGCGCATGCGAACTCGCGCGCGACGCATTCGACGCGTACCGCACGCAGCCGCTCGCGGCCCGCGCGGCGTTTCTCGAAGCGATCGCCGACGAAATCGTCGCGCTCGGCGACGCGCTGATCGAGCGCGCACACGCCGAGACGGGCCTGCCGGTCGCCCGCCTGCAGGGCGAGCGCGGCCGCACCGTCGGCCAGCTTCGGCTGTTCGCGCGCGTCGTGCGCGACGGGCGGTTCCTCGCCGCGTCGATCGATCCCGCGCAGCCGGCGCGCACGCCGCTGCCACGCTCGGACCTGCGGTTGCAGAAGGTCGGGCTCGGGCCCGTCGTCGTGTTCGGCGCAAGCAACTTCCCGCTTGCGTTCTCGGTGGCCGGCGGCGATACCGCGTCGGCACTGGCGGCCGGCTGTCCGGTGATCGTGAAGGCCCATGAGGCACACCTCGGCACGTCCGAGCTGGTCGGCCGTGCGATCCGCGCAGCCGTCGCGAAATGCGGGATGCCGGCCGGCGTGTTCTCGCTGCTGATCGGCCCCGGCCGCGTGATCGGCGCGGCGCTGGTCAGCCATCCGGCGATCCAGGCAGTCGGCTTCACCGGTTCGCGGCAGGGCGGCATGGCGCTCGTGCAGCTCGCGAACGCGCGCCCGCAGCCGATTCCCGTCTACGCGGAAATGAGCAGCATCAACCCGGTCGTGCTGTTCCCGGCCGCGTTGGCCGCGCGCGGTGACGCGATCGCGACCGGCTTCGTCGATTCGCTGACGCTCGGCGTCGGCCAGTTCTGTACGAACCCGGGCCTCGTGCTGGCAATCGATGGCCCCGACCTCGACCGCTTCGAGTCCGTCGCCGCACAGGCGCTCGCGAACAAGCCGGCCGGCGTGATGCTGACGCGCGGGATCGCCGACGCATATCGCAACGGTCGCGGCAAGCTCGCCGACCTGCCGGACGTGCGCGAAATCGGCGCGGGCGAGCCGGCACAGACCGAATGCCAGGCGGGCGGTGCGCTTTACCAGGCCGGCGCGCAGGCGTTCCTGGCCGAGCCGGCGTTCAGCCACGAGGTGTTCGGGCCGGCGTCGCTGATCGTGCGCTGCCGCGATCTCGACGAAGTCGCGCGCGTGCTCGACGCGCTCGAGGGCCAGCTGACCGCCACGCTGCAGATGGACGCTGACGACAAGCCGCTCGCGCGCCGCCTGCTGCCGATCCTCGAACGCAAGGCCGGCCGCCTGCTCGTCAACGGCTACCCGACCGGCGTCGAGGTGTGCGACGCGATGGTCCACGGCGGCCCGTTCCCGGCGACGTCGAACCCGGCCGTCACGTCGGTCGGCGCGACGGCGATCGACCGCTTCCTGCGGCCCGTGTGCTACCAGGATTTCCCGGACGACCTGCTGCCCGAAGGGCTGCAGGAAAGCAATCCGCTCGCGATTCCGCGGCTGCGGGACGGGAAGGCGGAGTGACGAGGAGGAACGGCTGAAGGCAGCGTCCCGCCAGGGGCGCGTTCAGGCACGTTGAAACACGGCGGCGGACGTGGCCCTATGGGCCGCTTCCGCCTTTTTTATTGCTGGCTGGTTTTGGCGCCCGCCGGTTCCGCTCGGTCAGTGAGCGGGGTGAGTGACAAGTTGCAGGCGCTCGGCTGCGGCCAGCAGGCGCCGGTCGCGTGTCCACAGCTTGCTGTCTCCGGTCAGTCTGAGCGAGGCAAGCAGATGTG encodes:
- a CDS encoding Lrp/AsnC family transcriptional regulator, whose product is MPIKLDAIDRRILRALQRDSNQTNAELAQQVGLSPTPCLRRVHLLEEQGVIDAYVALLNPAAVELRFTAFVRVTLERQDKTTVERFAREMEQAPEVLECHLMAGSYDYLLRVIAKDLDDYQRFQMETLTQIEGVRNVETEIPLKRIKQTVRLPI
- a CDS encoding LLM class flavin-dependent oxidoreductase → MTTANRKKILLNAFNMNCVGHINHGLWTHPRDRSAHYTDLDYWSDLAKTLERGKFDGIFLADIVGVYDVFGGGPDAALRESVQVPVNDPLLLVPAMAQVTRHLGFGVTANLTYEPPYLFARRMSTLDHLTKGRVGWNIVTGYLDSAARGMGLAQQIGHDDRYERADDYMDVVYKLWEQSWDDDAVIRDAQARVFAQPGKVRRVKHDGPFYSVDAIHLSEPSLQRTPVLYQAGSSARGVEFAGRHAECVFVNGQSKAAARAAALDIRAAAARQGRDPASIRIFAGVSVVTAETERLAREKFDEYRRYASPEAGLAHFASSTGIDFAKYGLDEPISYVKTDSIQSAVDAISRKSTTGTWTVRRMLEQMSLGGRYAPIVGSPSQVADELQSWIDETGIDGFNLTRTVMPESFEDFVDWVVPELQNRGLYKEDYDPAPTLREKLFGAGARLPAWHTGAQHRPAAAPAPEPAHPAHA
- a CDS encoding acyl-CoA dehydrogenase family protein, with protein sequence MNDPRGPATLAPDSGAPAVDEDVLARAIDALRTTAAARDRTGGHAADDKQRLADAGLLTLAVPREFGGQEAAWPAIYDTIRRIARVDSALAHLVGFQILQVVSVDVWGGPAQRERYLRGTVEHRWWWGNAVNPLDTRLVATATPDGGYRLDGVKGFCSGTRGSQRMTVSAHDPATGRAVFGVVPTDRRGITVNEDWDPIGQRQTDSGSVRFDGVTLAPDEVLHRSEVPPTPRATLRTLVSQLVLTNLFVGLAEGALAEARDYVLTHGRPWIHSGAAQASDDPYTLQRFGDMRVQAVAAASLADRAAVALQRAWSRREALTADERAEVALAVSDAKIVAQRAALDNGEALFDACGARATAASLGLDRFWRNARTHTLHDPLDYRLRDVGRFALTGELPQASLYT
- a CDS encoding LysE family translocator translates to MPHIAWLPFMATSLLIILTPGQDMVLVMSRTLSGGTRAGLVTAAGVSVGLLVHTMLATLGLGALLQASEWLFMALKIVGALYLLYLGITLLRSSGELTLASSRDAPASRLRTFAQGALSNVSNPKVALFYLAFLPQFVPAGAAHPMLSLFVLGTTFAGLTFLVKGPVALFAGLLSTSIRRNPRILTRMHRVSGAVLLALGVKLAFERR
- a CDS encoding methionine ABC transporter permease; the encoded protein is MFELWWPELLDAIRDTLSMVAASAAIAALLGIPLAVVLVTTAPGGIYARRGVNAVLGALVNVFRSTPFIILLVALLPFTRVLIGTTIGVWAAVVPLSIAAIPFFARIAEVSLREVDRGLIEAALAMGAKRRHIVWHVLLPEALPGMLGGFTITVVALIGSTAMAGAVGAGGLGDLAIRYGYQRFDTTVMATVIVILIALVSAVQITGDRLVRHVTRRT
- a CDS encoding methionine ABC transporter ATP-binding protein; this translates as MTQLFDTLGFIEASAVRAGAGVGARAHEERAASADGPAVSLTNVGKVFATPRGQAAALREVTLDVRRGEVFGIIGRSGAGKSTLLRLVNGLERPSSGSVRVQGVDVGALDEDGLVALRRRTGMVFQHFNLLSAKTVFENVALPLKIAGVPKAERARKVDALLELVGLAAKRDAYPASLSGGQKQRVGIARALVHDPEVLLCDEATSALDPETTQSILALLADINRRLGLTIVLITHEMEVIRAVCDTVAVIEQGEVVETGPVWRVFGDPRHGATRALLSTLVHDLPAELAARVQPLPAQAALPDGAQVVLDVRYTGESGGEPDVGALAAALGGSVRFLHGGIERIQGHAQGRLVIAASPGQSPAGGGAVAALLNRARRHANHAEVLGYV